In Candidatus Sysuiplasma jiujiangense, the genomic window TTCTTGATTATGGCGGAGACGTTGTCCACCGCCTCCTTCGCTATATCTCCCAGCTTGCCTGTGGCAATAACCCTCCCTCCAGATCTGGTATGGGCGGGTGTCACTTCCGCAACAATCGGCAGGACAATCCCTGAAAACTCGGACATACCCGAATCGGCTCCAAGTGCAGCAAGGCCGTTGACGGTGCCGATGAGGCCGCCAGTCGTAATGATTGTGTTGTATTCCTTTCTGCGCTGAATATACCTGTCTGCAACCTGCTGCTCAAGCGATCTGGCAATCTTCTTTGCTTTCAGGACATGCTCCCTGTGGACGAGGTCCGAACCCTCCTCCCTTGCGATGTCACCCGAAACTCTGACAAGGCCACCGAGTTCCCTCAGCCTCAAAGTAAGGCGGCCCTTTCTTCCTGCGCGCCGCTGCCCCTCCTTTATTATTTCCGCAACCGCGAATTTGTCGAAATGGGGTATCTTCTTGTCCTTGACGACCTCCTGTGCAACAAACCGGATGAGCTTCTGCCTGTTCAGCGCGCTGTCAGGCATGGTTGTGTTCATGTAAACTTCGTATCCGTATCCCCTTATTCTCGAACGGAGCGCCGGGTGCATGCCCTGCAGCGCATCGAGATTTCCGGCGGCAACGAGTATAAAATCACATGGAACAGGCTCGCTTTTCACCATCGCTCCGGAACTTCTTTCGCTCTGACCGAGTATCGAGAATTTTCCCTCCTGCATTGCTGTCAGGAGACTCTGCTGCGACTCAATCCTCAGCAGGTTGATTTCATCTATGAAAAGAACGCCTTTGCTTGCCTTGTGTATGGCGCCCACTTCCAGCCGTTCATGAGCAGGTGTTTCCAGCCCGCCGCTCTGGAAGGGATCGTGCTTGACGTCGCCGAGCAGCGCACCCGCATGCGCACCCGTCGCATCAACAAACGGAGGCATTTCGTCCGGAGTATGCGATATGAGCAGCTTCGGAACCATGATGCTCTCCTGCCTCTGCCCTGTGTACCGCATGAAAAACCAGATGAATATGGCGGCTATTATGCCGAACAGCAGAATAGACGGATCGGACGGCTTGCTGTATATGAAGATTGCTATTGAGGCTATTATTATCATCAGGACGAGCATCCAGTAAACAGATGCCTTCTGCTGGCGCCTCTGCATCATTTCGGCGCGCTGAGCATTGACTATCTCCTTGCCCTTTCCGGCAGGCACAATGCGTATTTTCGGCTCGTTGGGATCTTCCGGGTTATGGTATGCTATTACGTCCTGCAGTTCCCCTTTAGGAAGAAACTCCACCATGGAGCTTGCAAGCATTGATTTGCCTGTACCAGGCTCGCCGATCAGCATTACGTGCCTTTTCTGCT contains:
- the lonB gene encoding ATP-dependent protease LonB produces the protein MQDADTWIVTQNFSHTGEISIPPRQSDQVIGQDEAVRVVRKAAEQKRHVMLIGEPGTGKSMLASSMVEFLPKGELQDVIAYHNPEDPNEPKIRIVPAGKGKEIVNAQRAEMMQRRQQKASVYWMLVLMIIIASIAIFIYSKPSDPSILLFGIIAAIFIWFFMRYTGQRQESIMVPKLLISHTPDEMPPFVDATGAHAGALLGDVKHDPFQSGGLETPAHERLEVGAIHKASKGVLFIDEINLLRIESQQSLLTAMQEGKFSILGQSERSSGAMVKSEPVPCDFILVAAGNLDALQGMHPALRSRIRGYGYEVYMNTTMPDSALNRQKLIRFVAQEVVKDKKIPHFDKFAVAEIIKEGQRRAGRKGRLTLRLRELGGLVRVSGDIAREEGSDLVHREHVLKAKKIARSLEQQVADRYIQRRKEYNTIITTGGLIGTVNGLAALGADSGMSEFSGIVLPIVAEVTPAHTRSGGRVIATGKLGDIAKEAVDNVSAIIKKYSGEDISNHDIHIQFIGTYEGVEGDSASVSIATAVISAFEKVPVNQSIAMTGSLSVRGHVLPVGGVTAKAEAAAETGLAEVIIPADNLGDVLLEPRYEGKIRIFTVRTLLDVLKEALVAGPEKDKLISKISAIFVPDATEGEQPVESVPVQPAKIKGGRPLPR